One Turneriella parva DSM 21527 genomic region harbors:
- a CDS encoding S26 family signal peptidase, translated as MLSRRFLILVLLSLGAAWLFAHFIKETIVDIARVSNESMLPYLKPGQRVVFSRFAPCLHLPGAKVGFACRPCEAGRAYVFRHPHKKNLRLVKFAVPFAEAMPSLRRDIMWFTDGKPNRVETDVPLPMPMDAHNACFFVGSNTDVSVDSRQFGPVPLELVEGEVLWPALQLQAHAIKHNAK; from the coding sequence ATGCTGAGCCGGCGCTTCTTGATTTTGGTATTGCTCTCGCTCGGCGCCGCCTGGCTGTTCGCTCACTTTATTAAAGAGACGATCGTTGATATCGCGCGCGTCAGCAATGAATCGATGCTGCCCTATCTGAAACCGGGGCAGCGCGTGGTATTCAGTCGCTTTGCACCCTGCCTGCACCTGCCCGGCGCCAAAGTCGGTTTTGCCTGCAGGCCGTGCGAAGCTGGCCGCGCCTATGTCTTTAGGCATCCTCATAAGAAGAATCTGCGTTTGGTAAAGTTTGCCGTGCCATTTGCAGAGGCGATGCCAAGCCTCAGAAGAGACATAATGTGGTTTACAGACGGTAAACCCAACCGGGTTGAAACAGACGTGCCTTTGCCCATGCCGATGGACGCACACAACGCCTGTTTCTTTGTCGGCAGCAACACCGATGTTTCGGTCGACTCGCGGCAGTTTGGCCCGGTGCCGCTTGAACTGGTTGAAGGCGAGGTGCTGTGGCCGGCGCTGCAGCTGCAGGCCCACGCTATAAAACATAACGCCAAATGA
- a CDS encoding iron-sulfur cluster assembly scaffold protein has protein sequence MNFEKFNALVEGRVNYGELETASVVSEYKNIGCGDGYRLYLEIEGDTIRDARYTTTGCSFSLASLAIICDLAKGKTLAEARAISPEELEPAIEGYPEKRKNYAVTAVQALQKAVRDFEEQTGLKGEQVISRDKTLEHLKASGHLRGLNLNSVMLDKLDLKGVDFSGANLQHAFLRGSDLTGANFSGANLRGAFLNDCVLEGTNFENADLRFAKLLGAKIGTCNFLNALYDIGTRVDTKNMHIFESMQQKGKEIYLKSSPDAAPNLVNA, from the coding sequence ATGAACTTTGAGAAGTTTAATGCTTTGGTCGAAGGGCGGGTCAACTATGGCGAGCTCGAAACCGCTTCGGTGGTATCAGAGTACAAGAACATTGGCTGCGGTGACGGTTATCGGCTTTATCTCGAAATCGAGGGCGATACGATACGCGATGCGCGCTATACAACCACGGGTTGCAGCTTCTCGCTGGCATCGCTTGCGATCATCTGCGACCTGGCAAAGGGTAAAACTCTGGCAGAGGCGCGGGCCATTAGCCCCGAAGAGCTTGAGCCCGCGATCGAGGGCTACCCTGAGAAGCGCAAGAACTATGCGGTGACAGCCGTGCAGGCGCTGCAAAAAGCCGTGCGCGATTTCGAAGAGCAGACAGGTCTCAAAGGCGAGCAGGTCATCAGCCGCGATAAGACGTTGGAGCACCTGAAAGCCTCTGGCCATTTGCGGGGCCTGAACCTCAACTCCGTTATGCTCGATAAACTCGACCTTAAGGGTGTAGATTTCTCAGGGGCGAATCTGCAGCACGCCTTTCTGCGGGGCAGCGATCTTACCGGCGCGAACTTTTCGGGCGCAAACCTGCGCGGCGCCTTCTTGAACGACTGCGTGCTCGAGGGCACAAACTTCGAAAACGCCGACCTTCGCTTTGCAAAACTTCTCGGCGCAAAGATCGGCACCTGCAACTTTCTGAATGCCCTCTACGACATCGGTACACGGGTCGACACCAAGAACATGCATATCTTCGAGAGTATGCAGCAAAAAGGCAAAGAAATCTATTTGAAGAGTTCGCCCGACGCAGCGCCGAATCTCGTGAACGCGTGA
- a CDS encoding SIR2 family NAD-dependent protein deacylase, giving the protein MKSESELTEKVERAALALRSARAPLFLSGAGISAESGIPTFRGADGLWNNYRSEDLATPVAFARDPALVWSWYNWRKRLIAEKQPNAAHYAAADISRKIPTLLAATQNVDGFHAVAGIENILEMHGNIYRTRCTACGDITENRGDILPTTPCATCAEPTLRPDIVWFGEALPANVLQPIYERLQICDAIVVVGTSGSVYPAAGFAVEVRRREGHVIEINVDEGHGHYANDIYLRGRAGEILPRIAELL; this is encoded by the coding sequence ATGAAAAGTGAAAGCGAGCTCACAGAAAAGGTTGAGCGTGCGGCGCTGGCCTTGCGCTCGGCGCGCGCTCCCCTTTTTCTCAGTGGTGCCGGCATCTCGGCAGAAAGTGGTATACCGACGTTTAGGGGTGCAGATGGACTTTGGAATAATTACAGATCAGAAGACCTCGCCACCCCCGTGGCGTTCGCACGCGACCCGGCTCTGGTCTGGAGTTGGTATAACTGGCGTAAACGCCTCATTGCAGAGAAGCAGCCGAACGCGGCGCACTATGCAGCCGCTGATATCTCACGCAAAATACCGACCCTTCTCGCCGCGACGCAGAACGTCGATGGCTTTCATGCCGTAGCGGGCATCGAAAATATTCTCGAGATGCACGGCAATATTTACCGCACCCGCTGCACTGCCTGCGGCGACATTACAGAAAATCGCGGTGATATCTTGCCGACAACACCCTGCGCCACCTGCGCTGAACCCACCCTTCGGCCCGACATTGTTTGGTTTGGCGAAGCCTTACCGGCCAATGTGCTGCAGCCGATCTATGAACGCCTGCAGATCTGCGATGCAATAGTGGTGGTCGGCACCTCGGGCAGCGTCTACCCCGCAGCCGGCTTTGCAGTCGAGGTGCGGCGGCGCGAAGGCCATGTGATCGAAATCAATGTCGATGAAGGTCACGGGCATTATGCGAACGATATTTACCTGCGCGGCAGAGCCGGAGAGATTCTACCCCGCATCGCTGAGTTGCTCTGA
- a CDS encoding response regulator: MVRGSRFPNGDKVLLADVDEGDALQLSSFLELNGFTVRRGADIHEAMEHFINFQPGVVIVDANLPAKSWLELIQSIRRYEEDRDSDYRSIIMVTSSRYTAELSQKALRAGAHEIVGKPVDQQGMLRKITEHAAVY, encoded by the coding sequence ATGGTTCGTGGCTCGCGGTTTCCCAATGGCGATAAAGTGCTGCTCGCAGACGTAGACGAGGGCGATGCGCTGCAATTATCCTCGTTTCTCGAACTCAACGGATTTACCGTGCGCCGGGGGGCCGACATACATGAAGCGATGGAGCATTTTATCAACTTTCAGCCGGGTGTCGTGATCGTCGATGCCAACCTTCCCGCCAAAAGCTGGTTAGAACTCATTCAGAGTATTCGGCGTTACGAAGAAGACCGCGACAGCGATTATCGCAGCATCATTATGGTCACCTCGTCGCGGTATACGGCCGAACTCAGCCAAAAGGCATTGCGTGCCGGCGCGCACGAGATTGTCGGCAAGCCGGTCGACCAGCAGGGCATGCTGCGCAAAATTACCGAACACGCTGCGGTCTATTGA
- a CDS encoding ABC transporter permease, whose translation MQDRNSKLERLKLALSISYRYSRGKSRFFLSMNALLAFVGVFVGTSLLVVVMSIFGGFQAQLKKSIFQFDPHIILTVDRITGGEKIPAWQKWKERLAADLGTDVESVEGNIQSPAIFRRRKFLDHVFVRGIDFELDTKAAMYNLPDYFPEIVEPQNQRRIPTGDYAIIGREMALNLGLSVGDSIELIVPRGQFSLQTGVTPSIRSFKIGALFKTGHYNYDTKVVVLSLGTAQNLYALPDAVQQIAVRVKDTDGLARMRKKVARSWPYTIRTIEDEQRNFFAALRLEKTIMIVIVFLFIIAAMVGIVIATFNIVRAHRRDIGIMKSLGFSRQHMLIIFAVTGMAMGVLGSVSGIFAGVGLAVNLENILHGFENVINPIGKFYAENISHNLWSDVRLIPRDVYYFDHLPIDIDWALLRVLGYVSVLLSVLASIIPARKAAQLEPIDIIRKAEL comes from the coding sequence ATGCAAGATCGCAATTCAAAACTGGAGCGCCTGAAACTCGCGCTCTCGATCAGCTATCGGTATTCCCGCGGCAAAAGCCGGTTTTTTCTGAGCATGAATGCTCTTCTCGCGTTTGTCGGCGTATTCGTCGGCACAAGCCTGCTCGTTGTTGTCATGTCGATTTTCGGCGGTTTTCAGGCGCAATTGAAGAAGAGCATCTTTCAGTTTGACCCGCACATTATTCTGACCGTCGACCGCATCACCGGCGGTGAAAAAATTCCGGCGTGGCAAAAATGGAAAGAGCGTCTCGCTGCAGACCTCGGCACCGACGTCGAATCGGTCGAGGGCAATATTCAGTCACCCGCGATATTTCGGCGCCGCAAGTTTCTCGACCATGTGTTCGTGCGCGGCATTGACTTTGAACTCGATACAAAGGCCGCGATGTACAACCTGCCCGATTACTTTCCCGAAATTGTCGAACCACAGAACCAGCGCCGCATACCCACAGGCGACTATGCAATTATCGGGCGCGAGATGGCATTAAACCTTGGCCTGAGCGTCGGCGACAGCATTGAGCTGATTGTTCCCCGCGGCCAGTTCAGTCTGCAGACGGGCGTCACGCCTTCGATTCGCTCATTCAAGATCGGCGCTCTTTTCAAGACGGGGCACTACAACTACGATACCAAGGTCGTGGTTCTGTCGCTGGGTACGGCGCAAAACCTGTATGCTTTGCCCGACGCCGTGCAGCAGATTGCCGTACGCGTAAAAGATACCGATGGCCTCGCGCGCATGCGCAAGAAAGTTGCGCGCAGCTGGCCATACACGATACGCACCATTGAAGATGAACAGCGAAATTTTTTCGCCGCGCTGCGGCTTGAAAAAACCATCATGATCGTGATTGTTTTTCTTTTTATTATCGCAGCGATGGTGGGTATTGTCATCGCCACGTTCAATATCGTCAGGGCGCACCGGCGCGATATCGGCATCATGAAATCACTCGGCTTTTCGCGGCAGCATATGCTGATCATATTTGCCGTCACCGGCATGGCAATGGGTGTGCTAGGTTCTGTCTCGGGTATATTTGCCGGCGTGGGTCTGGCGGTGAATCTCGAAAACATCCTGCATGGTTTCGAGAACGTTATAAATCCTATTGGCAAATTTTATGCCGAGAATATCAGCCATAACCTCTGGAGCGATGTACGCCTGATACCGCGCGATGTGTATTACTTTGATCACTTGCCGATCGACATCGATTGGGCGCTGCTGCGCGTTTTGGGATACGTGTCAGTCTTGCTTTCGGTACTCGCATCGATTATACCCGCGCGCAAGGCGGCGCAGCTTGAACCGATCGACATCATTCGCAAGGCGGAGCTATGA
- a CDS encoding penicillin-binding transpeptidase domain-containing protein, producing MIDGKQQRTQSEFALRYKVALLAFLLLFGVLAFRAIELAIASPLPKSVLEQAQKVRRGVIFDARGHELAISRDTVSVGIKPLEARLQLEGLDILARVTGTPKAELVQKIKTSDKFFYLKRKMPLEEAAPLRKLDLAGLVLQNEPDRYYPNQKLASQIIGFTGLDGEGLSGIEFSQNQTLSHLRTDSQDFIGQNVHLTINSYVQHQLEKTLAAGLEDSMSKHAMGVIIESQTGKILAMSSQPDFDPNQSNKFPEENWKNLPISFQYEPGSTFKIFTMAALLRENLLNANQKYNCPGYFDYKGRRVSCTREHGIQDFTDVMKNSCNFGVITASWQLPVLKLYENLKAFGIGTLSEIQLPGEARGYLASPKDWDYYLKMSIPIGHGVSVTPLQLALAANAIANDGKLMPPMIIDKVSDAQGRVIERFVPQEKYRVASVDNAQQIRRTLREVVKSGTGAGADLGLKEFDVCGKTGTSIKSTRKGYDAKKYQASFVGFFPCEKPEITIMLMFDEPRGEYHQGATVAAPAFRRVLREIIPAIHVGEVSTVKPLPTPQYQSVASAPRPAPGDKNTMPDFRGFSKKELLFQVLSKFPGDHQVNGAGYVVQQSPEPGAKINAPYSFNFKLGFPDE from the coding sequence ATGATTGACGGCAAACAACAACGCACACAGTCAGAGTTTGCGCTGCGCTACAAAGTAGCGCTGCTTGCTTTCTTGCTGCTTTTTGGCGTGCTCGCGTTTCGCGCGATAGAACTCGCGATCGCCTCACCTTTGCCGAAGTCAGTACTCGAACAGGCGCAGAAAGTCAGGCGCGGTGTTATCTTTGATGCGCGTGGCCACGAGCTTGCAATCTCGCGCGACACGGTTTCGGTTGGTATTAAACCTCTTGAAGCGCGGCTGCAGCTCGAAGGTCTTGATATTCTCGCGCGCGTCACGGGCACGCCTAAGGCTGAGCTCGTGCAAAAAATCAAGACGAGTGACAAGTTCTTTTACCTGAAACGCAAGATGCCGCTCGAAGAGGCGGCGCCGCTCAGAAAACTCGATCTCGCCGGGCTCGTGCTGCAAAACGAACCCGACCGCTATTACCCAAACCAGAAGCTCGCCTCGCAGATTATTGGCTTCACGGGACTCGACGGCGAAGGTTTGTCAGGTATCGAATTCAGCCAGAACCAGACTCTCAGCCACCTGCGCACCGACAGCCAGGATTTCATCGGCCAGAATGTGCACCTGACGATCAACTCTTATGTGCAGCACCAGCTCGAAAAGACGCTCGCGGCCGGGCTCGAAGACAGTATGTCGAAGCACGCGATGGGTGTAATCATCGAATCGCAAACCGGAAAAATTCTGGCGATGTCTTCGCAGCCCGATTTTGACCCGAACCAATCGAATAAGTTTCCCGAAGAAAACTGGAAGAACCTGCCGATCAGTTTTCAGTATGAACCAGGTTCAACATTCAAAATTTTCACCATGGCTGCGCTGCTGCGCGAGAACCTGCTGAATGCGAACCAGAAATACAACTGTCCGGGGTACTTCGATTACAAGGGCCGTCGTGTCAGCTGCACGCGAGAACACGGCATACAGGATTTCACCGACGTGATGAAGAACTCATGCAATTTCGGAGTGATCACCGCTTCGTGGCAGCTGCCGGTCTTGAAACTCTACGAGAATCTGAAGGCCTTCGGCATCGGCACGCTTTCTGAAATTCAACTTCCCGGCGAGGCGCGCGGCTACCTCGCGAGCCCGAAAGACTGGGACTATTACCTCAAGATGTCGATACCCATCGGCCACGGTGTCAGCGTCACACCGTTGCAGCTCGCCCTTGCCGCCAATGCGATCGCGAATGACGGAAAACTCATGCCGCCGATGATCATCGACAAGGTGAGCGACGCGCAGGGTCGCGTAATCGAACGATTTGTACCCCAGGAAAAATACCGTGTCGCGAGCGTCGATAACGCGCAACAGATTCGCCGAACGCTGCGCGAAGTTGTCAAAAGCGGAACCGGTGCCGGCGCCGATCTCGGCCTGAAAGAATTCGACGTCTGTGGCAAAACCGGCACGTCGATCAAATCAACCCGCAAGGGTTACGACGCCAAAAAATACCAGGCATCGTTCGTGGGTTTTTTCCCGTGCGAAAAGCCTGAAATCACGATCATGCTCATGTTTGACGAACCGCGTGGCGAATACCACCAGGGTGCAACGGTCGCAGCCCCGGCATTTCGCCGTGTTCTGCGCGAAATTATACCCGCAATTCACGTGGGTGAAGTCAGCACAGTCAAACCCCTGCCGACACCGCAATACCAATCTGTGGCGTCGGCCCCCCGCCCTGCCCCCGGCGACAAGAACACGATGCCCGATTTCAGGGGGTTCAGCAAGAAAGAGCTGCTGTTTCAGGTGTTGTCGAAGTTTCCGGGCGACCACCAGGTGAACGGTGCCGGCTATGTCGTACAGCAATCGCCCGAGCCCGGCGCGAAGATAAATGCACCCTATAGCTTCAATTTCAAGCTCGGATTTCCCGATGAATAA
- a CDS encoding HAD family hydrolase has protein sequence MKLSAAELIIFDWDGTLFQSIDLIQDSIVAAGREVGENIPVAVARSIIGLGLKAAQKQLFPHFTGAETDLLTRFHRAYRQHYEAGEGEIRLYAGVTELIGQLHAQGKVVAVATAKSRSGIDRSLDATGLKMFVSHSRTPEECRPKPDPQMLHEILSDARVSADRAVMIGDTTHDLLMAKNAGVPAVALTHGAHSHAELSGMSPVAVCDDIQALRAVLCG, from the coding sequence ATGAAGCTTTCGGCGGCCGAACTCATTATCTTTGATTGGGATGGCACGCTCTTTCAGTCGATTGACCTGATACAAGACTCCATCGTCGCTGCCGGCCGTGAAGTGGGTGAGAACATTCCCGTGGCGGTCGCGCGCAGCATCATTGGGCTTGGGCTCAAGGCGGCGCAGAAACAGCTTTTTCCCCATTTTACGGGCGCTGAAACCGATCTTCTTACGCGGTTCCATCGCGCGTACCGCCAGCATTACGAAGCAGGGGAAGGTGAAATTCGCCTCTATGCTGGGGTCACTGAACTCATCGGCCAGCTGCACGCGCAAGGCAAGGTCGTAGCAGTCGCCACCGCCAAAAGCCGCTCCGGTATTGACCGTAGCTTAGATGCCACCGGTCTCAAAATGTTCGTCTCGCATTCGCGCACACCCGAAGAGTGCCGGCCGAAACCCGACCCGCAGATGCTGCACGAGATTCTGAGCGATGCCCGGGTCTCGGCCGACAGGGCCGTAATGATCGGTGATACAACGCACGACCTGCTGATGGCAAAAAATGCCGGTGTGCCTGCAGTGGCGCTTACCCATGGCGCGCATTCGCACGCCGAGCTCAGCGGCATGAGCCCTGTCGCAGTTTGCGATGATATTCAGGCTTTGCGTGCCGTGCTCTGCGGTTAA
- a CDS encoding ABC transporter ATP-binding protein: MNDMQNATHAGILEVTDLSKTYRDGEVLAEVLKGISFSVAPGEFVAIQGPSGAGKSTLLNLLGALDKPDTGRIVVDGLELTADIKNERVERFRRDKIGFIFQNHYLMQEFTVLENVMLPLRVQGFTTAAAKEKAAHALERIGLGHRMHHFPSQISGGESQRVAVARAVVKNPALILADEPTGNLDSENRERFIGVLNALQAEDKLTIIVVTHESELAMAASRRLHMKDGKIDWPVG; the protein is encoded by the coding sequence ATGAACGACATGCAAAATGCGACGCACGCAGGCATTCTCGAAGTCACCGACCTCAGCAAAACCTACCGTGACGGCGAAGTGCTCGCCGAAGTTCTGAAAGGTATTTCGTTTAGCGTTGCACCCGGCGAATTCGTCGCGATTCAGGGCCCGTCGGGTGCCGGTAAGAGTACTCTGCTCAATCTGCTCGGTGCTCTCGACAAACCCGATACCGGGCGCATCGTCGTCGACGGCCTTGAGCTGACGGCAGACATCAAGAATGAGCGGGTCGAACGTTTTCGCCGTGACAAAATCGGCTTTATTTTCCAAAACCACTATCTCATGCAAGAGTTCACCGTGCTCGAAAATGTGATGCTACCGCTCAGGGTTCAGGGATTCACCACTGCGGCGGCGAAAGAGAAGGCCGCGCATGCTTTAGAACGAATCGGCCTCGGCCACCGCATGCATCATTTTCCCTCGCAGATTTCGGGCGGCGAAAGCCAGCGGGTTGCGGTCGCGCGCGCGGTCGTGAAGAATCCGGCGCTGATTCTGGCAGATGAGCCGACAGGTAACCTCGACAGCGAAAACAGAGAGCGCTTTATCGGCGTCTTGAACGCACTGCAGGCCGAAGATAAGCTCACGATCATTGTCGTGACGCACGAGTCAGAGCTTGCTATGGCGGCATCGCGCCGCCTGCACATGAAAGACGGCAAAATCGACTGGCCGGTCGGCTAG
- a CDS encoding pyridoxal phosphate-dependent aminotransferase → MRDIYAPRIHGIDTSEIRKVFDLAAKIQNPLNLSIGQPDFPVPAAVKEAMIQALTDNKTGYTPTAGLVQLREAISTYLKPKIGFETEPDNVIVSTGVASILFLLFQTLVAKDDAVLLLDPYFLIYPALVKYHEAQQYTIPESFDEADVNSLNDRLKKDGKKLKLIIFASPSNPTGKILSETQLRLLSNLADEHDAVIASDEIYEAFDYEKRHVSMAKLSPHRTLTLNGFSKSHAMTGLRVGYLAAPPAYAGIVQKMVTLQQYTMVCSPHAMQWGAITALKTGIDAELSVMRKRRDLVYGILSKVTKLPYPDGAFYVYPDVPIDSADFVTRAIERRLLLVPGYIFSANRNSIRISYATREDILEEGAGIFCDMVRELG, encoded by the coding sequence ATGCGAGATATCTACGCGCCGCGCATTCACGGCATCGATACGAGTGAAATCCGTAAGGTTTTTGACCTTGCCGCAAAAATTCAGAATCCGCTGAATCTTTCGATTGGCCAGCCCGATTTTCCCGTGCCGGCCGCCGTGAAAGAGGCAATGATTCAGGCGCTCACCGATAACAAGACTGGGTATACGCCTACTGCAGGGCTTGTTCAGCTGCGCGAGGCCATCAGCACATACCTGAAACCCAAAATCGGATTTGAAACCGAACCTGACAATGTCATCGTTTCAACTGGTGTTGCTTCGATACTCTTCTTGTTATTCCAGACATTGGTTGCCAAAGACGACGCGGTGCTGCTGCTTGATCCGTACTTTCTTATTTATCCGGCGCTGGTGAAGTACCACGAAGCGCAGCAGTATACTATTCCTGAGAGTTTTGACGAGGCCGATGTCAATTCGCTCAATGACCGGCTCAAAAAAGACGGCAAAAAACTGAAGCTCATCATCTTTGCTTCGCCTTCAAACCCGACGGGCAAAATTCTGAGCGAAACGCAGCTGCGGCTGCTTTCAAACCTCGCCGACGAGCACGACGCAGTGATCGCTTCTGATGAAATTTACGAGGCATTCGACTATGAGAAGCGCCACGTCAGCATGGCGAAGCTGAGCCCACACCGCACGCTGACGCTCAATGGGTTTTCAAAAAGCCATGCGATGACGGGGCTGAGGGTCGGTTACCTCGCAGCGCCACCTGCGTACGCGGGTATTGTGCAGAAAATGGTCACGCTGCAACAATACACGATGGTCTGTTCGCCGCATGCGATGCAGTGGGGCGCCATCACTGCGCTGAAGACCGGCATCGATGCAGAGCTGTCGGTGATGCGCAAGCGCCGCGATCTGGTTTATGGCATTCTCAGCAAAGTCACGAAGCTGCCTTATCCCGACGGGGCATTTTATGTTTACCCTGACGTGCCAATCGACTCAGCCGATTTTGTTACCCGCGCGATCGAGCGCCGTCTGCTGCTCGTGCCAGGTTACATCTTCAGCGCCAACCGCAATTCAATTCGTATCAGCTACGCCACGCGTGAAGACATTCTTGAAGAGGGAGCCGGTATCTTCTGCGACATGGTACGTGAACTGGGTTAA
- a CDS encoding glycosyl transferase, with protein sequence MKITGFSFIRNAIKFDYPIREAVLSVLPLVDEMVVAVGKSEDATLELVANLAPQKIRIVETEWNDALREGGRVLAEETQKAYSAIQGGDWAIYIQGDEVLHEADYPAISGAMEKYASDPRVDGLLFNYRHFYGSYDYIGASRRWYRREVRIVRPPHFAKNPQLKIYSYRDAQGFRKNENEKLCVKGIDASVYHYGWVKPPAAQMQKQQTFNKYWHDDSWMQKHIPAAAEFDYSNIDSLYRFEGTHPAVMQDRIQQKNWQFDFDISRSRFTLKEKLSAVVEKLTGYRPGEYKNYKKI encoded by the coding sequence TTGAAAATTACCGGTTTCTCGTTCATTCGAAATGCGATAAAGTTCGACTACCCCATTCGTGAGGCGGTGCTGTCGGTTCTGCCGCTCGTCGATGAAATGGTCGTTGCCGTCGGCAAATCTGAAGACGCAACATTAGAACTGGTCGCAAACCTTGCACCACAGAAGATACGCATCGTTGAGACTGAATGGAACGACGCGCTGCGCGAAGGTGGCCGCGTGCTCGCCGAAGAGACGCAAAAGGCCTACAGTGCAATTCAGGGTGGCGACTGGGCAATATATATTCAGGGCGATGAAGTGCTGCACGAGGCCGATTATCCCGCGATTAGCGGCGCCATGGAAAAATATGCGAGCGACCCTCGGGTAGACGGACTCTTGTTCAACTACCGCCATTTTTACGGTTCGTACGACTATATTGGCGCGTCGAGGCGGTGGTACAGGCGCGAGGTTCGCATCGTGCGGCCACCCCATTTCGCGAAAAATCCGCAATTGAAGATTTATTCTTACCGCGACGCGCAGGGTTTTCGCAAGAATGAGAATGAAAAACTCTGCGTGAAAGGCATCGACGCGAGCGTCTACCACTACGGCTGGGTAAAGCCGCCCGCCGCGCAAATGCAGAAGCAACAGACTTTCAACAAATACTGGCACGACGACAGCTGGATGCAAAAGCACATACCGGCGGCCGCTGAATTTGACTATTCGAACATCGATTCGCTCTATCGGTTTGAAGGCACGCACCCGGCGGTAATGCAAGACCGCATTCAGCAGAAGAACTGGCAGTTTGACTTTGACATCAGCCGCTCGCGGTTCACCCTGAAAGAGAAACTATCTGCCGTTGTTGAAAAACTGACGGGCTACCGGCCCGGTGAATACAAGAACTACAAAAAGATTTAG
- a CDS encoding DUF1304 domain-containing protein yields MDITIQILAGIGAFMHIVFFVFESILWTTPAVRKIFQQTEADAKTTRLMALNQGYYNLFLAIATIAGIWLLFYTTTSQAVGSAVLTVSLGSMVGAALVLLFSAGAKMIRGVILQGLAPAIALALLWRPL; encoded by the coding sequence ATGGATATAACAATACAGATTCTGGCTGGCATCGGTGCCTTTATGCACATCGTGTTCTTTGTGTTTGAGAGCATTCTCTGGACAACACCGGCAGTGCGAAAAATTTTTCAGCAAACCGAGGCGGATGCAAAAACGACACGCCTCATGGCGCTGAATCAGGGCTATTACAACCTGTTTCTGGCAATCGCGACTATCGCAGGCATTTGGCTGCTCTTCTATACCACAACGAGCCAGGCGGTCGGTTCGGCGGTTCTCACTGTCAGCCTGGGCAGCATGGTAGGTGCAGCGCTCGTTCTCTTGTTCTCAGCAGGCGCAAAAATGATTCGCGGCGTTATTCTGCAGGGGCTGGCCCCGGCAATCGCGCTCGCGCTTCTCTGGCGTCCACTTTAG
- a CDS encoding alpha/beta hydrolase — MKKIKVSFASADGACAADLYLPESDKKLPVIIMAHGFGAERTWKLPDFASRFAAAGLAVLLFDYRNFGESPGDLRQWVSPSRHREDYKAAIEYARRRAEIDPDRVCLWGASLSGGNALMVAADDEKIAALSCLVPFFDAWAVMQRMPVVGLLPVTAMAIADWAASLFGQSVTMQLAGDPGEFAFLTFPGWKSGILDSVPAGSSWQNRLPARIALELPLHRPTLVADRVKCPTLIQYGKRDEGIPVQSVLDTAKKIAHAEIEEYSMGHIQPFKEPWFSKIAAKQADFFAKHLLAT, encoded by the coding sequence ATGAAAAAAATCAAAGTTTCTTTTGCAAGCGCTGACGGCGCGTGCGCCGCAGACCTTTACCTTCCCGAGTCGGACAAGAAATTACCTGTGATTATCATGGCGCATGGTTTCGGCGCCGAACGCACGTGGAAGCTGCCCGACTTTGCCTCGCGCTTTGCCGCCGCCGGGCTCGCGGTGCTGCTCTTTGACTACCGCAACTTTGGCGAAAGCCCGGGCGATCTGCGGCAGTGGGTCTCACCCTCGCGCCACCGTGAAGACTACAAAGCCGCAATCGAGTACGCTCGCCGCCGCGCAGAGATCGACCCCGACCGCGTTTGTCTCTGGGGCGCATCTCTGAGTGGTGGTAACGCGCTCATGGTCGCAGCCGATGACGAAAAGATTGCGGCACTCAGCTGTCTTGTACCGTTTTTTGACGCCTGGGCGGTGATGCAGCGCATGCCGGTCGTGGGCCTTTTGCCCGTGACAGCCATGGCGATCGCCGATTGGGCAGCGTCGCTTTTCGGCCAGAGCGTGACAATGCAGCTCGCGGGCGACCCGGGTGAATTTGCTTTTCTCACCTTTCCCGGGTGGAAATCAGGAATTCTGGACAGCGTGCCCGCGGGTTCGTCATGGCAAAATCGTTTGCCTGCGCGCATCGCTCTCGAGCTGCCGCTGCACCGCCCGACGCTCGTTGCCGATCGCGTAAAATGCCCGACGCTGATTCAATATGGCAAGCGCGACGAGGGCATTCCCGTGCAATCGGTGCTCGACACAGCCAAAAAAATCGCGCATGCCGAAATCGAAGAATATTCGATGGGCCACATTCAGCCGTTTAAAGAACCGTGGTTCAGCAAGATCGCAGCAAAACAGGCGGATTTTTTTGCGAAACACCTATTGGCTACTTAA